In Miscanthus floridulus cultivar M001 chromosome 8, ASM1932011v1, whole genome shotgun sequence, the sequence tgtgaatccattgatctcatacccttggtacttaagatatgtactcgaaggtcccttggctaaggcatccagttgattatccaactttattccaagcaagcaacatcgcaaccagttgacaaattcctcatgTTTTCTATTCAGctaagcctgtgacctgctcggatacagagtttgcaacgattgcctatgctcgtcaatgtatggcatcacaccctcagcttgctggagaacagtgaactgtgcctgtctaaaagaaatagggtcatctactataatagatttctctctgatcgttcctttgccacgtagtcttccctcatgatgagattctagaactctgacccttttgatgtccagataatatgtgcagaactcaatggcctccttcgttgaccatccttcaaccatgcccccttctagcctgaatctgttcctaacatacctcctaaaaactttcatcaatctttcgaaagggaacatctgatgcaggtacattgggccaagggctctaatttggtcaacaagatgaatgagcagatgcaatgagatatcaaagtaagtcggcgggaaatgcatcttaaacctaacgagagttttggctatgtcccgctgtagctgctctagcatggacacatcaatgaccttttttgagaccgcattgaagaacgagcaaaactttatgattggggtgtggacctttggggggaggataccacgcagggcaacagggagcagctgagtcataatgacatgatagtcatgggccttcatagggccatagttgaacttgagttctctcgtgttcactagcctcttcgggttcgcatagtagcccatcgggactttgagttcattgaagaaagaaataagcgcacgcttttcttccttcttcaatgtccatgacgcaactagaagtttgaactggccattctctagctccacttgATGTAGCTCTTTCCTGATTCCcatgtgttgcatgtctaggcatgtggctagtgaatccttcgatgtcccccccgatgtccatcaaggtgttaagagtgttagcgcacacgtttttagtgatgtgcatgggatcaagacagtggcgtacactcagaaatggccagtaaggtagtttccataaaaccgattttttcttccaaatgctctcatcaggcactgctactgcattgtcccccttcccaaggacaacctctagtttgttgagttctcaaagtatcgcaggcccgtctcgatattttggagctaagcgtttctcaatagtaccgttgaaatcttttctgttcctacagtaagggtgatccttaggtaggaacctacggtgtcccatataaactatctttgagttatttggtagatttaccgcatcggtgtcgtccaagcactcaacACATCCAGTATAACATTTTGTCTTCTCTTCGGACAacaaacctcgacctggcaggtcggtgattgtagcgataagtactcccttgatcgtgacatgttcctttttgtactcgtcccaaacatctagcacacccttttcaaacatctccactagttcatcgatcactggttccagaaacacatcgatgtcatttctagattgtcttggcccttggatcagtagtggcatctggatgtacaacCGCtttatacagacccaaggtggaaggttgtatatacaaagcgttactggccaggtgctatgattgcttctaacctagtcgaaaggattcatcttatctgtgctcaaagcaaaccaaaggtgccttacctctccaccgatgtccttatagaacatagtattgacagttctccagtcatgcccatcggcggggtgcctcatcattgtatctttcttacgctcttcgccatgccagcgcaatagcttgactgactttgcacatgcaaacaacctatgcacccggggagctatagggaaataccaaacgacctttacgggacctgctctagtcttggtaccctcatctgacggcccttccttgtaccgtggagcttcacacttggggcacttgtccaagtctttgtatttttctccacggtacaatatgcaatcattggaacacgcatggatttttttcaacctcgaggccgatggggcagatcatttgcttggccaagtatgtcttttctggcaactcatttttttgggagcattttccttattatacctaacaactgatcaaagcctttatcgctcattttgtttatcgatttgaactctaacagcatgatgtcggcttccagtttgctcattggacactccctatacaatggtgttttgccatcttgtctcattttctctaactttctcagttgtctttcagtaagacatccggtctctacattacgtagcagctgagaaatgccatcgttatcctcggtgtcgtcagctagcatgttcctaaatacattattaactgtggccataggttttcatattgacaccgggttcctcgtcagcatcatggatggctacgttaggcatgtccacatcatcatcgttttcctgcagaacattcacaccaacatcaccatgcatagtccatatcgtatagtttggcatgaaccccctggcactactagggatgtgttcatcaatgacgctttcctttcgtcactgaagacaccaaaatcatcacatatattattttatgacgAAATTGTGACGAAATCGATTTCGTCATTGAATGAGCGTCATATTTTGGATAACGTGACAAAACGTATATTTTCGTCATAGATGTGCGTTCCTTCTATGACGAAATGGCCCTCATCATAGAAGAGTATTCTTTCTATGACGATGCATTTTCATCATTGATGTAGCCCCTTTTTCATCATAACTTGCCGTCTGTTAGGCGGCCAGACGGCGTCTGCCACGCTGGCAGCTGACGTGTCCTGTCCACGTGGCGCGTCCACGTTTCAGGTGGCGTGGCTTGACACGTGGCTGGTGACGTGTCTGACTACGTGGCCGCTGACGTGGCCAGTGATGTGGATGTGCACGTGTCCACTTTTTATTGGGCCATAGGGCATGCTGTGAGTAGTCCACATGTCTTGCTGTGATTGGCTCTCATTTTCGTCACTGAAGTGATTACAAATTCGTCACTGAATAGATTACAAAATAGTCACAGAATCGACTACAAAATCGTCACAAAAAGGTAGCAAAATTCATCACAGGTGCACATGCTGAACAACAGATCACAGTATTCCAATTACCATCAACTTAATAGATCCAGTATTCATAGGTACCATCAACTTAATGAACAATACTAAACTTGGTTCACATATAACTCACTAGACATCATATTCCATGTACTAGTTTCATCTCAGTTCACATAGGTTATGACAGCAACTATTAAAAAGTGGGCAAGCAACAGCAACATAGGTTATTGCATAAGCAAAATCACCAGCACGGACCCCTTGCTTCATCAACCAGCAGCTACGCGCAGTGCTCATGTCGAAGAAccattgttgatggccaagatacgcttgagcagcgcattgttctcctccattgccttggtgtttatctctgtcagcttcttgtactcctccatctccttttgtgtCCTTGCCAGCTTTTCCTCAACTTCTTCACTTCTCTTCTTGAGATCGTCGATTTCACCTTGTACAGCAGCCTTAGCTTCAACTGCTAGTTCTTCCCGAAGCTCGCTttcatttgatgatgatgatttggaggatgCCACTAGTTTGATGCCAACACTCTTGAGGAAATGGTTTGAGCTGTTCTGGGAGAGCACCTGGGACACAACCTGCACACTGGATACTGCTGTCTCAccttcagcaacaggttctgccctcaaagcttccatatttgactgaaacaacaatgacccatcattagttgatcattattgcattaatttgaggtgcaaatatcacacaagatgtatttttaaaaatatatatagcAAGATGTGTACTAGAGAGATGTAGAAGCAAACCTAGCAAAATGGACAGACTGTAGTACAATTTATCTGATTTGCTATGTGGAACATTATGTAAACTATAGTTTGGTTCTTACTGACATAAAGCACAGCTACTCTACAATGAAACAATCAGAAATCACCTAGCATGTGGACACAATTAGTTCAGATTGTTCTCAGTTAAATGCAATCTCATTTCCAGTCAACATCTATCAAGTATTAACAGAGCACAGTTATCAGATTGTTCAGCAGATTGGTTTAGCAGATAATACACATACATAAAGCACATGAGAATAACTAAAAGCATGGGCTTTAGAGACTTGGCTGCAATTAGGTTGCTTCCATTTTCATATCCATCCAAGATAAAAACCCATTCAGCCATTCCTTGTTTGATACATTGCAGTTTTAATCTAGTATATCAATGACTGCAATCTAAATTTATGACTGCATGTAGATTGTTCCCAGAAATAAGAACAGCCTTCAGTTAGTACTTAACTTATTTAGCAAGTATATAGCTATGTTGGATTATGACCGGTTTTGAGCAAAAGACAGAATACAAAATGATTAAAATAGGACATGTTATCCAATTAATGAACAAAATGGCACAGCGAAACAGATGTCGGGACTTACAAGTGCTTCTCTTGCTGGTTCACTGAGACCATTTTTGGAGCTGGTATGGCAGGTCTTGAAGGCCTCCACCAAATCAAGTTCTTCATTTTGTTCTGTGCTTGGTTCtgcattgtttttcttctttttctgtttCATAGATAATCAATTACAGGAAAGTTGTCAGATAAAATGCAAAATAAGTTGGTTAGTGCAAATATGTACAAGGTACTCTTTACTTACATATGCATGTAAGTGTGCCACATAGCTGCGAGAACCCGTAGCCTGATGATACTTGACTTTACTGCGATTCTGCTTGTTCTTTTCACATGATTCCTACAAGAGAATGAACATGTCAGATGAGATCATAGATTCCAAATGAGAAGATCTTTGGAAACTAAATGAGAAAGAATATATGACAAGATACCCGTACCATGTTTTTGGATTACACCACTTTGCAACCAGTACCCTCCACTCTGCATCAGACATGCATGCAACTGGAGAAGTTGTGGGAATCTCATTTGCAGGTTTACCATTGAAGTATTTGTTCTTCAGCCGATAACGCATTTGCCGCACCCCAGAGCGCAGCATATCAGTGCAAGCTTCCTCTGTTGGCTTGTCTTCTGGGTTAATGGCCAAGCGCCCCTAGTCATATGACAATTCCATATTTAGTTAGTCAATGCAGGTTAAACAGATATACAAGTTTACCATAGAAACAATAATGCACTTACAGAGAGCTTTCCCACAAAGTCTTTGTAATAGCGATCATCTCTCTTGTAATCTTTCCAATGAGTTAGGACAGGGACCTTATCCCTAATGATGACACCAGCCTCAGATGCAAACTTGGCTGCTTGAACAGGTTCATGAGGCCTTCTTTTCCCTTCAGCAACAACTATGGGCattctccttcccatagctttagTCATCCTGTCCAGCTATGCTCCCTTGGTGGGTGGCCTGGGTCTCCTTGGGGCTCGCTGTGAAGGAGCTGCAAAATACAATTTGGATTTAAATGCTTTAGTTTCATGCAGATCAGCAAACCAGATGGCATAATAGAATGACAAAGAAACATCAACTTTCCTTTAGTGTCTTCCTCTCCAGCTGCATTGTCTTCATCAGCACCTGTACTGTCTTGAGCACCACCTCCACTGAATTCCTCTACAGCTGTATTGTCCTAACCACCAGCTCCATCGCCTTCCTCTGCATCTGTATAAGACCTTTGTGGTGGTGTTTCATCATGACCATTAGTAGGATCCTCTACATTCTGGCCATCTCTCGCCGTAACAAGAAGCCTTTTTGATGATCTTGTTTGGGATTCAGGAGGCTGAACCTGTGATCCTTGAGATGCCCTCACTCTCTTACTAGCCCTAACTCCTGGTGCCATGGTGgggcttgtcttcttcttctttgaagcTAGGACTTTCCGACTATACCCTGCAAGAAACTGTGGATAAAAAAAATCAAGTAAGTCATGTGCAGCAGTAAGCTAGACCATATATTAAAGAATAGGTATGCAAGAAACAAGATGCATCTAAAAGCAAAGGCATATATTGAAGAACAGATTAAAAACACTCAAATGCAATGCAAATATTCCCCATCTAGTACtttgaagatagaagaagcacctTAGTTGCCAGGGGCTGTGGCTGCTCAACAGATTcagtgtcatcatcatcactatctccttgatcatcatcttcaaggagataCTCTGATGAATCCGAATCTTCATTATTTCTTTTCTTGTTTGCTGATTTTCCCCCCTTCTTTGATGCAGATAGTGATACAGAGTTATTAAATTGAAAAGATAGATTTTTCAGGCCGAAATCTTGCATCTTCTTTAAATTGTTCGCCACGCGTGCATCCCGACGTCTCTCATAATTAGTTTTTTCAGATTCTTACAAAAACAAGCAAATTGTGtctattagaaaataaaaaggagtgAACTAAGAGCTAAGAGGTAGTAATACTAGATGGTAGATAGATAAGAGGTAGGAGCTAGTAGTGCCTGCTGAAGAGCTAAGGGATAAGAGGTGATAGGTTATAGGCAAAAAGTATTAGGTCAGAAAGAACTAAGAGGTACAAGTATTTGTGTACTGAAGCACAATTACTCTAAAATTTGTGAAAAATTTGAAGATAGCTTGTACTGAACTACTATTTTCCAATCAACACACTTGCATGCACTCTGCTACATTTCTGATTCTGAAAAAGGATTTATTCCCCAAGTGGAAGGAAAGGCATCAGGTGGGATCATGTATTTTACAAATGAGAAGTTTCTTTGCTATATGAGTTTAAGATGAAATAGTGTATCAGTTGTGCAATAGAACCATTCTAATATTCTTTTGACACAGTTGATTAAAAACTAAGAAAAATTTCTGGGTGCTTAACCATGATCTAGCAAGAAATGACCAAATACTCAAAACTACAAAaatagctaaaaatgattcaGATATACAGATGAAGCAAATCTTAATCTGACAGATCAAGATACGACAGGCAGAAATTCTAGATACATATGTTGATTGTTGGGTCAAATTCTAAGGATCAGCTCCTAAAGTTTAGACTACTGAAACCAAAATGGGGAGGCAAATAGGACCAAAAACACCTCCTAAAGGCTCCAAATGCAGAGGTGCAAGGATTCAAGAAACCAGAAATATACGGCTCCCTAGCTAGGAGATGAACCTACAGGAACATGATTCAAATTTTTGAGCGAGAGAAATTATACAGCATTATCACTTATGACTATTCTTCATGCCTTTCAAGATCTGAGTAGATTCGTTATGAATAGTTATTAGAAATCACTGTACTAAAATGGAGTGGAGACAAACTGGGTTCACATTCAAAGTTAAATTACTAACTGCACAGGAAAATCTGGGAAAATCTGGGAAGACAAATTGGGTTCACAATGCATTAGTAATTGCACAGGAAAATCTGGGAAGACAAAAAGCAAAATAAATCACATACGCCTAACTCAATCTATAGCCAAATGGTTACCTTGATCTTGTTGTGCAGGTCTCTTCCTACCTTGACCCCTGGTTGCCACTATTGCGGATGTATACTAGGTGCTCGTCGGCGGTGGTCGTCAACGGGGAAGCGGACCTGGTGCTCGTCGGCAGTGGTCATCAACGAGGAAGCAGACCTGGTGCGGGCGACCCCTAGTCCATGACGACACAGCTCACGGGCGAGGAAGCACCTCGGCGACGGCAGTTGTGTTCCTACGGTGGCAGCTAGGGTTGGAGAAATGTGGGGGGGGAGAGGACGAGTGGTCGGGGGTGAGGAGGGAGTGGGGGTAATGGCTAAATTAGCGATAATCAGTTTTAGGCGGCATTTTTTTTGGCGGCATTTTTTTGGTGGCATTTTTTCCCTCCCGGAAGACCCTATGGTACCCAATTTATTTTGAAACTTCTTATTACATTTTTTAGTTATTATCTTAGTTATTTGTTGAATAACTAAAGGATAAAAGCTACAATACCTTAAGTTATGTAGAAAATTCTAAAAACTTGCATGGACACCTTATTTTGGTGTATGATCAtgacataaaaatttcaaaggatTTTGACAAAGTGGTACTATACATCACGTACAAGCATGAACATCTCTCACTTAGAGGGATATATGTTAGACATGTATGACTTTGTCAGGATGATCCTGACCACTTTGTTAGAATTAGTTGAAACTTTTTTGTCATCATTATACACCAAAGTGAGGTATCCATGCAAGGCTTTAGATCTTTTTA encodes:
- the LOC136470296 gene encoding uncharacterized protein, producing MEALRAEPVAEGETAVSSVQVVSQVLSQNSSNHFLKSVGIKLVASSKSSSSNESELREELAVEAKAAVQGEIDDLKKRSEEVEEKLARTQKEMEEYKKLTEINTKAMEENNALLKRILAINNGSST